A single genomic interval of Salmo trutta chromosome 13, fSalTru1.1, whole genome shotgun sequence harbors:
- the LOC115205323 gene encoding V-type proton ATPase 116 kDa subunit a encodes MGSMFRSEEVCLVQLFLQSGSAYNCVSELGELGLVEFRDLNPNVNSFQRKFVGEVRRCEELEKTFSFLEQEINRSLWPPLHGPLPSPCPTPSAPQPRDLLTIEEESERMARELKEVSRNRDSLRAQMTQLSQYKGVLTQTHSLTASQGPPPPLETGDTLEPNRQDVHLSFVAGVVHPWKVPSFERLLWRACRGYIIVDFREMEEQLEHPVTGEMQWTVFLISYWGDQIGQKVKKICDCFHTQTFVYPDSPTEREEILQGLQGRIEDIKSVLSQTEHYLQQLLVRVVAVLPQWKVRVQKSKAVQAVLNLCSPSVTDKCLIAEAWCPVSKLPELQSALREGGRKSGSGMDSFYNRLPCSTPPPTLFPTNSFTAGFQSIVEAYGVASYREVNPAVYTIITFPFLFAVMFGDVGHGLLMFLAALWMVLEEKDPKLRNNTNEIWRMMFGGRYLILLMGLFSVYTGAIYNECFSRGLSPFSSGWHVRPMFESGEWRPTTLKENNFLSLDPNITGVFTGPYPFGIDPIWGLSSNHLTFLNSYKMKMSVIIGVIHMTFGVCLSFFNYKHFNQLSSVFLVLIPELFFMLCLFGYLVFMVIFKWLAFDTAHSNSTPSILIHFIDMFLFTVNKENPPLYKGQMLVQQILVVLALCSVPVLLLGKPIHQYITHKRNHRHMAGESRPLLTENNSINAHQGELETESHKEEEFDAADVFMHQAIHTIEYCLGCISNTASYLRLWALSLAHAQLSEVLWVMVMRIALNGQGYVGSVVLFVVFSFFAVLTVSILLVMEGLSAFLHALRLHWVEFQNKFYSGTGYKLNPFAFSSLIHASSAM; translated from the exons ATGGGTTCTATGTTCCGCAGTGAGGAGGTGTGCCTGGTGCAGCTCTTCCTCCAGTCTGGTTCAGCCTACAACTGTGTCAGTGAACTGGGAGAACTGGGCTTGGTCGAGTTCAGAGAT TTGAACCCCAACGTCAACtccttccagaggaagtttgtgGGGGAGGTGAGACGATGTGAGGAACTGGAGAAAACCTTCT CGTTCCTGGAGCAGGAGATCAATCGGTCTCTGTGGCCCCCCCTCCATGgccccctcccttccccctgcCCGACACCCTCGGCCCCCCAGCCCAGAGACCTACTTACCAttgaggaagagagtgagaggatGGCCAGGGAGCTCAAAGAGGTGTCCAGGAACAGAGACAGTCTCAGAGCCCAGATGACCCAGCTCAGCCAATACAAAGGTGTTCTCACCCAGACCCACTCCCTCACCGCCTCACAG GGTCCGCCGCCTCCACTGGAAACAGGAGACACATTGGAGCCTAACCGACAGGATGTCCACCTCAG TTTTGTGGCCGGTGTGGTCCACCCCTGGAAAGTCCCTTCGTTCGAGCGGTTGCTATGGCGAGCGTGCCGTGGTTACATCATCGTGGACTTCAGAGAGATGGAGGAGCAACTAGAGCATCCTGTCACg GGGGAGATGCAGTGGACGGTGTTCCTCATATCCTACTGGGGAGATCAGATCGGACAGAAGGTCAAGAAGATCTGTGATTG cttccacacacagacatttgTGTACCCCGACAGCCccacggagagagaggagattctCCAGGGACTGCAGGGCAGaattgaagacatcaaatct GTCCTGTCCCAGACAGAGCACTACCTCCAGCAGCTGTTGGTGCGTGTTGTAGCCGTGCTGCCCCAGTGGAAGGTGCGGGTCCAGAAGTCTAAGGCTGTCCAGGCTGTGCTGAACCTCTGCAGCCCCTCCGTTACCGACAAGTGTCTGATCGCTGAGGCCTGGTGTCCCGTCAGCAAGCTGCCCGAACTACAGAGTGCCCTGAGAGAAGGAGGG AGGAAGAGTGGCAGTGGGATGGACTCGTTCTACAACCGCCTCCCctgctccacccctcctcccaccctgttccctacCAACTCCTTCACGGCCGGCTTCCAGAGCATCGTAGAGGCTTACGGAGTGGCCAGTTACCGTGAGGTTAACCCAG CCGTGTACACCATCATCACGTTCCCCTTCCTGTTTGCGGTGATGTTTGGGGACGTGGGTCACGGCCTGCTGATGTTCCTGGCTGCCCTCTGGATGGTCCTGGAGGAGAAGGACCCCAAACTCAGGAACAACACCAATGAG aTCTGGAGGATGATGTTTGGAGGACGCTATCTGATCCTGTTGATGGGACTGTTCTCTGTCTACACCGGGGCCATCTACAACGAGTGTTTCAGCAGAGGACTCAGCCCCTTCAGCTCCGGCTGGCACGTACGACCCATGTTCGAGAGCGGAGAGTGGCG TCCAACAACTCTTAAAGAGAACAACTTCCTGTCCCTGGACCCTAACATCACTGGGGTTTTTACAGGACCCTATCCTTTTGGCATCGACCCG ATCTGGGGTCTGTCCAGCAACCACCTGACATTCCTTAACTCCTACAAGATGAAGATGTCCGTCATCATCGGGGTGATCCACATGACCTTCGGAGTCTGTCTGTCCTTCTTCAACTACAA acactTTAACCAGTTGAGCAGTGTATTCCTGGTACTGATCCCAGAGCTGTTCTTCATGCTGTGTCTGTTTGGTTACCTGGTCTTCATGGTCATCTTCAAGTGGCTGGCCTTCGACACGGCCCACTCTAACTCCACCCCCAGCATCCTCATCCACTTCATAGACATGTTCCTATTCACAGTGAACAAGGAAAACCCGCCCCTCTACAAAggacag ATGTTGGTGCAGCAGATCCTGGTGGTGCTGGCGCTGTGTTCTGTTCCAGTCCTACTGCTGGGGAAACCCATCcatcaatacattacacacaagAGGAACCATCGGCACATG GCAGGAGAGAGCCGCCCCCTGTTAACTGAGAACAATTCCATCAACGCTCATCAGGGAGAGCTGGAGACAGAGAGTCACAAAGAGGAG GAGTTTGATGCTGCTGATGTGTTCATGCACCAGGCCATCCACACCATAGAGTACTGTCTAGGCTGCATCTCCAACACAGCCTCTTACCTACGACTGTGGGCCCTGAGTCTTGCACATGCac AGCTGTCAGAGGTGCTCTGGGTGATGGTGATGCGTATCGCCCTAAACGGGCAAGGCTACGTGGGATCTGTGGTCCTGTTTGTAGTCTTTTCCTTCTTCGCTGTGCTGACAGTCTCCATCCTCCTGGTCATGGAGGGCCTGTCTGCCTTCCTGCATGCCTTGCGTCTGCACTG GGTGGAGTTCCAGAATAAGTTCTACAGCGGAACAGGCTACAAGCTGAACCCTTTTGCCTTCTCTTCTCTAATCCACGCCTCGTCCGCTATGTGA